A region from the Lolium perenne isolate Kyuss_39 chromosome 4, Kyuss_2.0, whole genome shotgun sequence genome encodes:
- the LOC127296273 gene encoding protein NRT1/ PTR FAMILY 8.3 yields the protein MDAAEERRLLVQEDGDHQALLLPSLDARLYTGDGSVDIKGRPAARRTTGNWPACFFILGTECCERLAYYGIACNLVTYLKMKLHQGNLEAARNVATWGGTCYLTPLIGAILADSYWGKYWTIAVFSSVYFIGLAVLTLSASVPALQPSPCSGSVCPEASLLQNGSFFLGLYMIALGTGGIKPCVSSFGADQFDDTDPTERVKQGSFFNWFYFCINTGAFISSTVIVWIQDNSGWGIGFAIPTMFMALAIASFLSASNMYRFQKSGGSPLTRVSQVITAAFRKWHVQVPHDASLLYEVQGQYSAIEGSRKLEHTSEFQFLDKAAIILDGDAKSDLLVNPWRVCTVTQVEELKIIVRMFPVWATTIIFGAVYAQFSVFIEQGMVLDRQIGSFNIPPASLLTFDGISVMIWIPIYDHVLIPIARKFTGREKGFSDLQRIGIGLVLSIVAMACAALVELKRLEIARSEGLIHDNVAVPMSILWQIPQYFFAGAAEVFTAIGQLEFFYDQAPDAMRSLCAAFALITVSAGSYLSSILLTIVSYLTTQGGDPGWIPDNLNEGHLDRFFWLIAGISFVNFLVYIGCAMRYKYKNV from the exons ATGGACGCAGCAGAAGAGAGGAGATTACTGGTCCAAGAGGATGGAGATCATCAGGCGCTCCTTCTTCCTTCCCTG GATGCAAGGCTTTACACAGGTGATGGGTCCGTTGATATCAAAGGACGTCCTGCAGCAAGGCGCACCACGGGCAATTGGCCAGCATGCTTCTTCATCCTAG GGACCGAGTGTTGTGAGCGTCTGGCCTACTATGGAATTGCATGTAACCTAGTCACTTACCTCAAAATGAAGCTTCATCAAGGCAATCTTGAAGCTGCAAGAAATGTTGCCACTTGGGGAGGGACATGTTATCTGACACCTCTCATTGGAGCCATCTTAGCAGATTCATACTGGGGAAAGTATTGGACTATCGCTGTTTTCTCATCAGTTTATTTCATT GGTCTGGCTGTTTTAACGCTCTCAGCATCAGTTCCAGCACTTCAACCATCTCCGTGTTCAGGATCTGTTTGTCCAGAAGCAAGCTTACTTCAGAATGGCTCTTTTTTCCTGGGTCTCTATATGATTGCCCTAGGGACTGGAGGAATCAAACCTTGTGTATCTTCTTTTGGAGCTGAtcaatttgatgacactgatccaACAGAGAGAGTAAAGCAGGGTTCCTTCTTCAATTGGTTCTATTTCTGTATAAACACCGGTGCATTCATATCAAGCACTGTTATTGTTTGGATACAAGATAACTCAGGTTGGGGAATTGGATTTGCCATTCCCACTATGTTTATGGCATTGGCTATTGCAAGCTTCCTTTCAGCCTCAAATATGTATAGATTTCAGAAATCTGGTGGGAGTCCACTTACAAGAGTGTCACAGGTCATTACTGCTGCATTCCGTAAGTGGCATGTCCAAGTACCGCATGATGCTTCTCTTCTCTATGAAGTTCAGGGTCAATATTCAGCAATAGAGGGAAGCCGGAAGCTGGAACACACAAGTGAATTTCA ATTTCTTGACAAGGCTGCCATCATCTTAGATGGTGATGCGAAGAGTGACCTTCTTGTAAACCCATGGAGAGTATGCACAGTCACCCAGGTGGAAGAACTAAAGATCATAGTAAGAATGTTCCCTGTTTGGGCAACTACTATTATATTCGGCGCGGTTTATGCTCAGTTTTCCGTGTTCATAGAGCAGGGAATGGTTCTTGATAGGCAGATTGGATCTTTCAATATTCCTCCTGCATCCCTCCTAACTTTTGACGGAATCAGTGTCATGATCTGGATTCCAATTTATGACCATGTTCTCATACCCATAGCTAGAAAATTCACTGGAAGGGAAAAGGGTTTCTCTGATCTACAGAGGATTGGCATTGGACTGGTCCTGTCCATTGTGGCCATGGCATGTGCAGCTCTTGTTGAGTTGAAGCGCTTAGAAATTGCCAGGTCTGAAGGTCTTATCCATGATAATGTTGCTGTGCCAATGAGCATTCTTTGGCAAATACCACAGTATTTCTTTGCTGGTGCTGCCGAGGTCTTTACTGCTATAGGTCAACTTGAGTTTTTCTACGATCAGGCCCCGGATGCCATGAGGAGCTTATGTGCTGCATTTGCACTCATTACGGTTTCAGCTGGAAGCTACTTAAGCTCAATCTTATTGACCATAGTGTCATACCTTACAACTCAAGGAGGAGATCCTGGATGGATCCCAGATAACTTGAATGAAGGCCATCTTGACCGGTTCTTTTGGTTGATTGCCGGGATCAGCTTTGTTAATTTTTTGGTTTACATTGGTTGTGCAATGAGATATAAATATAAGAATGTGTGA
- the LOC127296272 gene encoding protein NRT1/ PTR FAMILY 8.3 isoform X1, which produces MDAAEERRLLVQEDGDHQPLLLPSLQDAGLYTGDGSVDIKGRPATRSTTGNWRACFFILGNECCERLAYYGIAKNLVTYLKVKLHQGNLEAARNVTTWTGTCYLTPLIGAILADSYWGKYWTIAVFSSLYFIGLAVLTLSASVPALQPPSCLGSVCPEASLLQNGAFFLGLYMVALGTGGIKPCVSSFGADQFDDSDPTERVKQGSFFNWFYFCINTGAFVSGTVIVWIQDNSGWGIGFAIPTVCMALAIASFFSASNIYRFQKPGGSPLTRVCQVVVAAFRKWHVEVPHDASLLYEVHGQNSAIEGSRKLEHTSEFEFLDKAAIISAADAKSDLFANPWRVCTVTQVEELKILVRMFPVWATTIIFSAVYAQNSIFVEQGMVLDKRVGSFNIPPASLSTFDVISVMIWIPIYDRVLIPIARKFTGREKGFSDLQRIGIGLVLSIVTVACAALVELRRLEIARYEGLIHKNVAVPMSILWQIPQYFFAGAAEVFTAIGQLELFYDQAPDAMRSLCAAFALITVSAGSYLSSILLTLVSYLTTQGGDPGWIPDNLNEGHLDRFFWLIAGISFVNFLVYIGCAMRYKYKNV; this is translated from the exons ATGGACGCAGCAGAAGAGAGGAGATTACTGGTCCAAGAGGACGGGGATCATCAGCCGCTCCTTCTTCCTTCTCTG CAGGACGCAGGTCTTTACACAGGTGATGGATCCGTCGACATCAAAGGGCGTCCTGCAACAAGGAGCACAACAGGCAATTGGCGAGCATGCTTCTTCATCCTAG GGAATGAGTGTTGTGAGCGTCTGGCCTACTATGGAATTGCGAAAAACCTAGTCACTTATCTAAAAGTAAAGCTTCATCAAGGCAATCTTGAAGCTGCAAGAAATGTTACCACTTGGACGGGGACATGCTATCTGACTCCCCTCATTGGAGCCATCTTAGCAGATTCTTATTGGGGAAAGTACTGGACAATTGCAGTTTTTTCGTCACTTTATTTCATT GGTCTGGCTGTTTTAACGCTTTCAGCATCAGTTCCAGCGCTCCAACCACCTTCGTGTTTGGGATCTGTTTGCCCAGAAGCAAGCTTACTTCAGAATGGCGCATTTTTCCTGGGTCTCTATATGGTTGCCCTAGGGACTGGAGGGATTAAACCTTGTGTATCATCCTTTGGAGCTGATCAATTTGATGACAGTGATCCAACAGAGAGGGTAAAGCAGGGTTCCTTCTTCAATTGGTTCTATTTCTGTATAAACACCGGTGCATTTGTATCGGGCACTGTTATTGTTTGGATACAAGATAACTCAGGTTGGGGAATTGGATTTGCCATTCCCACTGTATGTATGGCATTGGCTATTGCTAGCTTTTTTTCAGCCTCAAATATATATAGATTTCAAAAACCTGGTGGGAGTCCACTTACAAGAGTGTGCCAGGTCGTTGTCGCAGCGTTCCGTAAGTGGCATGTCGAAGTGCCACATGATGCTTCTCTTCTATATGAAGTTCATGGTCAAAATTCAGCAATAGAGGGAAGCCGGAAGCTGGAGCACACAAGCGAATTTGA ATTCCTTGACAAGGCTGCCATCATCTCAGCTGCTGATGCCAAAAGTGACCTTTTTGCCAACCCATGGAGAGTATGCACAGTCACCCAGGTGGAAGAACTGAAGATCCTAGTAAGAATGTTCCCAGTTTGGGCGACTACTATCATATTCAGTGCGGTGTATGCTCAGAATTCCATCTTCGTAGAGCAGGGAATGGTTCTTGACAAACGGGTTGGATCTTTCAATATTCCTCCTGCATCCCTCTCGACTTTCGACGTAATCAGTGTCATGATCTGGATTCCAATTTATGACCGTGTTCTCATACCCATAGCTAGGAAGTTCACTGGAAGGGAAAAGGGTTTCTCTGACTTACAGCGGATTGGAATTGGATTGGTCCTGTCCATTGTGACAGTGGCATGTGCAGCTCTTGTTGAGTTGAGGCGCCTAGAAATTGCCAGGTATGAAGGTCTTATCCATAAGAATGTTGCTGTTCCAATGAGCATTCTTTGGCAAATACCACAGTATTTCTTTGCGGGTGCTGCCGAGGTCTTCACTGCTATAGGTCAACTTGAACTCTTCTACGATCAGGCCCCAGATGCCATGAGGAGTTTATGTGCTGCATTTGCACTCATTACAGTTTCAGCTGGAAGCTACTTAAGCTCAATCTTATTGACCTTAGTGTCATACCTTACAACTCAAGGAGGAGATCCTGGATGGATCCCAGATAACTTGAATGAAGGCCATCTTGACCGGTTCTTTTGGTTGATTGCGGGTATCAGCTTTGTTAATTTTTTGGTTTACATTGGTTGCGCAATGAGATACAAATATAAGAATGTGTGA
- the LOC127296272 gene encoding protein NRT1/ PTR FAMILY 8.3 isoform X2 codes for MDAAEERRLLVQEDGDHQPLLLPSLDAGLYTGDGSVDIKGRPATRSTTGNWRACFFILGNECCERLAYYGIAKNLVTYLKVKLHQGNLEAARNVTTWTGTCYLTPLIGAILADSYWGKYWTIAVFSSLYFIGLAVLTLSASVPALQPPSCLGSVCPEASLLQNGAFFLGLYMVALGTGGIKPCVSSFGADQFDDSDPTERVKQGSFFNWFYFCINTGAFVSGTVIVWIQDNSGWGIGFAIPTVCMALAIASFFSASNIYRFQKPGGSPLTRVCQVVVAAFRKWHVEVPHDASLLYEVHGQNSAIEGSRKLEHTSEFEFLDKAAIISAADAKSDLFANPWRVCTVTQVEELKILVRMFPVWATTIIFSAVYAQNSIFVEQGMVLDKRVGSFNIPPASLSTFDVISVMIWIPIYDRVLIPIARKFTGREKGFSDLQRIGIGLVLSIVTVACAALVELRRLEIARYEGLIHKNVAVPMSILWQIPQYFFAGAAEVFTAIGQLELFYDQAPDAMRSLCAAFALITVSAGSYLSSILLTLVSYLTTQGGDPGWIPDNLNEGHLDRFFWLIAGISFVNFLVYIGCAMRYKYKNV; via the exons ATGGACGCAGCAGAAGAGAGGAGATTACTGGTCCAAGAGGACGGGGATCATCAGCCGCTCCTTCTTCCTTCTCTG GACGCAGGTCTTTACACAGGTGATGGATCCGTCGACATCAAAGGGCGTCCTGCAACAAGGAGCACAACAGGCAATTGGCGAGCATGCTTCTTCATCCTAG GGAATGAGTGTTGTGAGCGTCTGGCCTACTATGGAATTGCGAAAAACCTAGTCACTTATCTAAAAGTAAAGCTTCATCAAGGCAATCTTGAAGCTGCAAGAAATGTTACCACTTGGACGGGGACATGCTATCTGACTCCCCTCATTGGAGCCATCTTAGCAGATTCTTATTGGGGAAAGTACTGGACAATTGCAGTTTTTTCGTCACTTTATTTCATT GGTCTGGCTGTTTTAACGCTTTCAGCATCAGTTCCAGCGCTCCAACCACCTTCGTGTTTGGGATCTGTTTGCCCAGAAGCAAGCTTACTTCAGAATGGCGCATTTTTCCTGGGTCTCTATATGGTTGCCCTAGGGACTGGAGGGATTAAACCTTGTGTATCATCCTTTGGAGCTGATCAATTTGATGACAGTGATCCAACAGAGAGGGTAAAGCAGGGTTCCTTCTTCAATTGGTTCTATTTCTGTATAAACACCGGTGCATTTGTATCGGGCACTGTTATTGTTTGGATACAAGATAACTCAGGTTGGGGAATTGGATTTGCCATTCCCACTGTATGTATGGCATTGGCTATTGCTAGCTTTTTTTCAGCCTCAAATATATATAGATTTCAAAAACCTGGTGGGAGTCCACTTACAAGAGTGTGCCAGGTCGTTGTCGCAGCGTTCCGTAAGTGGCATGTCGAAGTGCCACATGATGCTTCTCTTCTATATGAAGTTCATGGTCAAAATTCAGCAATAGAGGGAAGCCGGAAGCTGGAGCACACAAGCGAATTTGA ATTCCTTGACAAGGCTGCCATCATCTCAGCTGCTGATGCCAAAAGTGACCTTTTTGCCAACCCATGGAGAGTATGCACAGTCACCCAGGTGGAAGAACTGAAGATCCTAGTAAGAATGTTCCCAGTTTGGGCGACTACTATCATATTCAGTGCGGTGTATGCTCAGAATTCCATCTTCGTAGAGCAGGGAATGGTTCTTGACAAACGGGTTGGATCTTTCAATATTCCTCCTGCATCCCTCTCGACTTTCGACGTAATCAGTGTCATGATCTGGATTCCAATTTATGACCGTGTTCTCATACCCATAGCTAGGAAGTTCACTGGAAGGGAAAAGGGTTTCTCTGACTTACAGCGGATTGGAATTGGATTGGTCCTGTCCATTGTGACAGTGGCATGTGCAGCTCTTGTTGAGTTGAGGCGCCTAGAAATTGCCAGGTATGAAGGTCTTATCCATAAGAATGTTGCTGTTCCAATGAGCATTCTTTGGCAAATACCACAGTATTTCTTTGCGGGTGCTGCCGAGGTCTTCACTGCTATAGGTCAACTTGAACTCTTCTACGATCAGGCCCCAGATGCCATGAGGAGTTTATGTGCTGCATTTGCACTCATTACAGTTTCAGCTGGAAGCTACTTAAGCTCAATCTTATTGACCTTAGTGTCATACCTTACAACTCAAGGAGGAGATCCTGGATGGATCCCAGATAACTTGAATGAAGGCCATCTTGACCGGTTCTTTTGGTTGATTGCGGGTATCAGCTTTGTTAATTTTTTGGTTTACATTGGTTGCGCAATGAGATACAAATATAAGAATGTGTGA
- the LOC127296271 gene encoding protein NRT1/ PTR FAMILY 8.3 isoform X2: MDAAQERGLLLQEDGDHHPLLPSLDASLYTGDGSVDIKGRPATRRTTGNWRACFFILGDECCERLAYYGIAKNLVTYLKSKLHQGNLEAARNVTTWQGTCYLTPLIGAILADSYWGKYWTIAVFSSIYFIGLVVLTLSASLPALQPPSCLGSVCPEASLLQNGTFFLGLYMIALGTGGIKPCVSSFGADQFDDSDPTERVKQGSFFNWFYFSINIGSFISGTVIVWIQDNSGWGIGFAIPTVFMALAIASFFSASNMYRFQKPGGSPLTRVCQVVVAAFRKLHAEAPHDASLLYEVNGQLSAIEGSRKLEHTSELEFLDKAAIISSADAKSDLFTNPWRLCTVTQVEELKILVRMFPVFATTIIFNAVYAQNSSMFIEQGMVLDKQVGSFKVPPASLSTFDVISVIIWVPLYDCVVIPIARKFTGREKGFSELQRIGIGLVLSIVAMVSAALVEMKRLEIAMSEGLTHEKVAVPMSILWQIPQYFFVGAAEVFTNIGQLEFFYDQAPDAMRSLCAAFALVTVSAGSYLSSIILTLVAYLTTQGGDPGWIPDNLNEGHLDRFFWLIAGISFVNLLLYIVCAMRYRYKNV; encoded by the exons ATGGACGCAGCACAAGAGAGGGGATTACTGCTCCAAGAGGATGGAGACCATCATCCACTCCTTCCTTCCCTG GATGCAAGTCTCTACACCGGTGATGGATCCGTTGACATCAAAGGGCGTCCTGCAACAAGGCGCACCACAGGCAATTGGAGAGCATGCTTCTTCATCCTAG GTGATGAGTGTTGTGAGCGTCTGGCCTACTATGGAATTGCAAAAAATCTAGTCACGTATCTTAAATCAAAGCTTCATCAaggaaatcttgaagctgcaagaAATGTCACCACTTGGCAAGGGACATGCTATCTGACTCCCCTCATTGGAGCCATCTTAGCGGATTCTTATTGGGGAAAGTACTGGACTATTGCTGTTTTCTCATCAATTTATTTTATT GGTCTGGTCGTTTTGACGCTTTCAGCATCACTTCCAGCACTTCAACCACCTTCATGTTTAGGATCTGTTTGTCCAGAAGCAAGCTTACTACAGAATGGCACATTTTTCCTAGGTTTATATATGATTGCCCTAGGGACTGGAGGAATTAAACCATGTGTATCATCCTTTGGAGCTGATCAATTTGATGACAGTGATCCAACAGAGAGAGTTAAGCAGGGTTCCTTCTTCAATTGGTTCTATTTCTCCATAAATATCGGTTCATTCATATCAGGCACTGTTATTGTGTGGATACAAGATAACTCAGGTTGGGGAATAGGGTTTGCCATTCCTACTGTATTTATGGCATTGGCTATTGCAAGCTTCTTTTCAGCCTCAAATATGTATAGATTTCAGAAACCTGGTGGGAGCCCACTTACAAGAGTGTGCCAGGTTGTAGTTGCAGCATTCCGTAAGTTGCATGCTGAAGCACCACATGATGCTTCTCTTCTATATGAAGTTAATGGTCAACTTTCAGCAATAGAGGGGAGCCGGAAGTTGGAACACACAAGCGAACTTGA ATTCCTTGACAAGGCTGCCATCATCTCATCTGCTGATGCCAAGAGTGATCTTTTTACTAACCCATGGAGGCTATGCACAGTCACCCAGGTGGAAGAACTAAAGATCCTAGTAAGAATGTTTCCGGTATTTGCAACTACAATCATATTCAATGCGGTGTACGCTCAGAACTCTTCCATGTTCATAGAGCAGGGAATGGTTCTTGACAAACAGGTTGGGTCTTTCAAGGTTCCTCCTGCGTCCCTCTCGACGTTTGACGTAATCAGTGTCATCATATGGGTTCCACTATATGATTGTGTTGTCATACCTATAGCTAGAAAGTTCACTGGAAGGGAAAAGGGTTTCTCTGAGCTACAGAGGATTGGCATTGGATTAGTCCTGTCCATTGTTGCAATGGTATCTGCAGCTCTTGTTGAGATGAAGCGCCTAGAGATTGCCATGTCTGAAGGTCTTACTCATGAGAAGGTTGCTGTTCCAATGAGCATTCTTTGGCAGATTCCACAATATTTCTTTGTTGGCGCTGCCGAGGTTTTCACTAATATTGGTCAACTTGAGTTCTTCTATGATCAGGCCCCAGATGCCATGAGGAGTTTATGTGCTGCATTTGCACTCGTGACGGTCTCAGCGGGGAGTTATTTAAGCTCAATCATATTGACCTTGGTGGCATACCTTACAACTCAAGGAGGAGATCCTGGATGGATCCCAGATAACTTGAACGAAGGCCATCTTGACAGGTTCTTTTGGTTGATTGCAGGGATCAGCTTTGTTAATTTGCTGCTTTACATTGTCTGCGCAATGAGATACAGGTATAAGAACGTGTGA
- the LOC127296271 gene encoding protein NRT1/ PTR FAMILY 8.3 isoform X3, giving the protein MDAAQERGLLLQEDGDHHPLLPSLQDASLYTGDGSVDIKGRPATRRTTGNWRACFFILGDECCERLAYYGIAKNLVTYLKSKLHQGNLEAARNVTTWQGTCYLTPLIGAILADSYWGKYWTIAVFSSIYFIGLVVLTLSASLPALQPPSCLGSVCPEASLLQNGTFFLGLYMIALGTGGIKPCVSSFGADQFDDSDPTERVKQGSFFNWFYFSINIGSFISGTVIVWIQDNSGWGIGFAIPTVFMALAIASFFSASNMYRFQKPGGSPLTRVCQVVVAAFRKLHAEAPHDASLLYEVNGQLSAIEGSRKLEHTSELEFLDKAAIISSADAKSDLFTNPWRLCTVTQVEELKILVRMFPVFATTIIFNAVYAQNSSMFIEQGMVLDKQVGSFKVPPASLSTFDVISVIIWVPLYDCVVIPIARKFTGREKGFSELQRIGIGLVLSIVAMVSAALVEMKRLEIAMSEGLTHEKAPDAMRSLCAAFALVTVSAGSYLSSIILTLVAYLTTQGGDPGWIPDNLNEGHLDRFFWLIAGISFVNLLLYIVCAMRYRYKNV; this is encoded by the exons ATGGACGCAGCACAAGAGAGGGGATTACTGCTCCAAGAGGATGGAGACCATCATCCACTCCTTCCTTCCCTG CAGGATGCAAGTCTCTACACCGGTGATGGATCCGTTGACATCAAAGGGCGTCCTGCAACAAGGCGCACCACAGGCAATTGGAGAGCATGCTTCTTCATCCTAG GTGATGAGTGTTGTGAGCGTCTGGCCTACTATGGAATTGCAAAAAATCTAGTCACGTATCTTAAATCAAAGCTTCATCAaggaaatcttgaagctgcaagaAATGTCACCACTTGGCAAGGGACATGCTATCTGACTCCCCTCATTGGAGCCATCTTAGCGGATTCTTATTGGGGAAAGTACTGGACTATTGCTGTTTTCTCATCAATTTATTTTATT GGTCTGGTCGTTTTGACGCTTTCAGCATCACTTCCAGCACTTCAACCACCTTCATGTTTAGGATCTGTTTGTCCAGAAGCAAGCTTACTACAGAATGGCACATTTTTCCTAGGTTTATATATGATTGCCCTAGGGACTGGAGGAATTAAACCATGTGTATCATCCTTTGGAGCTGATCAATTTGATGACAGTGATCCAACAGAGAGAGTTAAGCAGGGTTCCTTCTTCAATTGGTTCTATTTCTCCATAAATATCGGTTCATTCATATCAGGCACTGTTATTGTGTGGATACAAGATAACTCAGGTTGGGGAATAGGGTTTGCCATTCCTACTGTATTTATGGCATTGGCTATTGCAAGCTTCTTTTCAGCCTCAAATATGTATAGATTTCAGAAACCTGGTGGGAGCCCACTTACAAGAGTGTGCCAGGTTGTAGTTGCAGCATTCCGTAAGTTGCATGCTGAAGCACCACATGATGCTTCTCTTCTATATGAAGTTAATGGTCAACTTTCAGCAATAGAGGGGAGCCGGAAGTTGGAACACACAAGCGAACTTGA ATTCCTTGACAAGGCTGCCATCATCTCATCTGCTGATGCCAAGAGTGATCTTTTTACTAACCCATGGAGGCTATGCACAGTCACCCAGGTGGAAGAACTAAAGATCCTAGTAAGAATGTTTCCGGTATTTGCAACTACAATCATATTCAATGCGGTGTACGCTCAGAACTCTTCCATGTTCATAGAGCAGGGAATGGTTCTTGACAAACAGGTTGGGTCTTTCAAGGTTCCTCCTGCGTCCCTCTCGACGTTTGACGTAATCAGTGTCATCATATGGGTTCCACTATATGATTGTGTTGTCATACCTATAGCTAGAAAGTTCACTGGAAGGGAAAAGGGTTTCTCTGAGCTACAGAGGATTGGCATTGGATTAGTCCTGTCCATTGTTGCAATGGTATCTGCAGCTCTTGTTGAGATGAAGCGCCTAGAGATTGCCATGTCTGAAGGTCTTACTCATGAGAAG GCCCCAGATGCCATGAGGAGTTTATGTGCTGCATTTGCACTCGTGACGGTCTCAGCGGGGAGTTATTTAAGCTCAATCATATTGACCTTGGTGGCATACCTTACAACTCAAGGAGGAGATCCTGGATGGATCCCAGATAACTTGAACGAAGGCCATCTTGACAGGTTCTTTTGGTTGATTGCAGGGATCAGCTTTGTTAATTTGCTGCTTTACATTGTCTGCGCAATGAGATACAGGTATAAGAACGTGTGA
- the LOC127296271 gene encoding protein NRT1/ PTR FAMILY 8.3 isoform X1 — translation MDAAQERGLLLQEDGDHHPLLPSLQDASLYTGDGSVDIKGRPATRRTTGNWRACFFILGDECCERLAYYGIAKNLVTYLKSKLHQGNLEAARNVTTWQGTCYLTPLIGAILADSYWGKYWTIAVFSSIYFIGLVVLTLSASLPALQPPSCLGSVCPEASLLQNGTFFLGLYMIALGTGGIKPCVSSFGADQFDDSDPTERVKQGSFFNWFYFSINIGSFISGTVIVWIQDNSGWGIGFAIPTVFMALAIASFFSASNMYRFQKPGGSPLTRVCQVVVAAFRKLHAEAPHDASLLYEVNGQLSAIEGSRKLEHTSELEFLDKAAIISSADAKSDLFTNPWRLCTVTQVEELKILVRMFPVFATTIIFNAVYAQNSSMFIEQGMVLDKQVGSFKVPPASLSTFDVISVIIWVPLYDCVVIPIARKFTGREKGFSELQRIGIGLVLSIVAMVSAALVEMKRLEIAMSEGLTHEKVAVPMSILWQIPQYFFVGAAEVFTNIGQLEFFYDQAPDAMRSLCAAFALVTVSAGSYLSSIILTLVAYLTTQGGDPGWIPDNLNEGHLDRFFWLIAGISFVNLLLYIVCAMRYRYKNV, via the exons ATGGACGCAGCACAAGAGAGGGGATTACTGCTCCAAGAGGATGGAGACCATCATCCACTCCTTCCTTCCCTG CAGGATGCAAGTCTCTACACCGGTGATGGATCCGTTGACATCAAAGGGCGTCCTGCAACAAGGCGCACCACAGGCAATTGGAGAGCATGCTTCTTCATCCTAG GTGATGAGTGTTGTGAGCGTCTGGCCTACTATGGAATTGCAAAAAATCTAGTCACGTATCTTAAATCAAAGCTTCATCAaggaaatcttgaagctgcaagaAATGTCACCACTTGGCAAGGGACATGCTATCTGACTCCCCTCATTGGAGCCATCTTAGCGGATTCTTATTGGGGAAAGTACTGGACTATTGCTGTTTTCTCATCAATTTATTTTATT GGTCTGGTCGTTTTGACGCTTTCAGCATCACTTCCAGCACTTCAACCACCTTCATGTTTAGGATCTGTTTGTCCAGAAGCAAGCTTACTACAGAATGGCACATTTTTCCTAGGTTTATATATGATTGCCCTAGGGACTGGAGGAATTAAACCATGTGTATCATCCTTTGGAGCTGATCAATTTGATGACAGTGATCCAACAGAGAGAGTTAAGCAGGGTTCCTTCTTCAATTGGTTCTATTTCTCCATAAATATCGGTTCATTCATATCAGGCACTGTTATTGTGTGGATACAAGATAACTCAGGTTGGGGAATAGGGTTTGCCATTCCTACTGTATTTATGGCATTGGCTATTGCAAGCTTCTTTTCAGCCTCAAATATGTATAGATTTCAGAAACCTGGTGGGAGCCCACTTACAAGAGTGTGCCAGGTTGTAGTTGCAGCATTCCGTAAGTTGCATGCTGAAGCACCACATGATGCTTCTCTTCTATATGAAGTTAATGGTCAACTTTCAGCAATAGAGGGGAGCCGGAAGTTGGAACACACAAGCGAACTTGA ATTCCTTGACAAGGCTGCCATCATCTCATCTGCTGATGCCAAGAGTGATCTTTTTACTAACCCATGGAGGCTATGCACAGTCACCCAGGTGGAAGAACTAAAGATCCTAGTAAGAATGTTTCCGGTATTTGCAACTACAATCATATTCAATGCGGTGTACGCTCAGAACTCTTCCATGTTCATAGAGCAGGGAATGGTTCTTGACAAACAGGTTGGGTCTTTCAAGGTTCCTCCTGCGTCCCTCTCGACGTTTGACGTAATCAGTGTCATCATATGGGTTCCACTATATGATTGTGTTGTCATACCTATAGCTAGAAAGTTCACTGGAAGGGAAAAGGGTTTCTCTGAGCTACAGAGGATTGGCATTGGATTAGTCCTGTCCATTGTTGCAATGGTATCTGCAGCTCTTGTTGAGATGAAGCGCCTAGAGATTGCCATGTCTGAAGGTCTTACTCATGAGAAGGTTGCTGTTCCAATGAGCATTCTTTGGCAGATTCCACAATATTTCTTTGTTGGCGCTGCCGAGGTTTTCACTAATATTGGTCAACTTGAGTTCTTCTATGATCAGGCCCCAGATGCCATGAGGAGTTTATGTGCTGCATTTGCACTCGTGACGGTCTCAGCGGGGAGTTATTTAAGCTCAATCATATTGACCTTGGTGGCATACCTTACAACTCAAGGAGGAGATCCTGGATGGATCCCAGATAACTTGAACGAAGGCCATCTTGACAGGTTCTTTTGGTTGATTGCAGGGATCAGCTTTGTTAATTTGCTGCTTTACATTGTCTGCGCAATGAGATACAGGTATAAGAACGTGTGA